A genomic stretch from Deinococcus radiotolerans includes:
- the metH gene encoding methionine synthase encodes MSINADIRAEARKRILILDGAWGTQLQGAGLTEADFRWPEADPLRMYRGNFDLLQLTRPDVIRAVHRAYFEAGADIASTNTFNSTTISQADYGTEALAREMNVQGARLAREVADEFTARDGKPRWVAGSIGPTNRTATLSPDVERPEFRNVTYDDLVAAYTEAAEGLIEGGADLLLLETVFDTLNAKAALFACEEAFARTGKTLPVMLSGTITDASGRTLSGQTPEAFAISTSHANLFSLGLNCALGADLLRPHLREIAANTDALVSVHPNAGLPNAFGEYDETPDHTASVLADFAREGLVNIVGGCCGTTPEHIRAIAEAVREITPRVAPEQPAVLRLSGLEPLNVTPELNFVNVGERTNVTGSPKFAKAILAGDFDAGLKIARQQVENGAQIVDVNFDEGMLDGEAAMVKFLNLLAGEPDISRVPLMLDSSKWEILEAGLKRVQGKAVVNSISLKDGEAKFLERARLLRRYGAAAVVMAFDEQGQADNLERRKEITARAYRLLTEQVGFPAQDIIFDPNVLTVATGIEEHDRYAIDFIEATRWIKANLPGALVSGGISNVSFSFRGNNHVREAMHAVFLYHAIRAGLDMGIVNAGMLAVYEDIEPELRDAVEDVILARRSDATERLLELADRYKGVKREVGAGSPWRDLPVQERLRHALVQGIADFVEADAEEAYRELGSPLKVIEGPLMDGMNVVGDLFGAGKMFLPQVVKSARVMKRAVAYLTPYMEAEKQEAGGKGKVLLATVKGDVHDIGKNIVGVVLACNGYQVTDLGVMVPTEKILDEAERIGADVIGLSGLITPSLDEMVTVAREMTRRGLNLPLLIGGATTSRAHTAVKIDPAYPGPVVHVLDASRAVTTTADLLADPAGVQDRIRTEYDALRERHGERQVRLIPIDEARARAPQVSPTPAPAPREPGRQIIEQPIAELLDFIDWTPFFIAWEMKGIYPNILTDPLRGEEARKLFADAQALLRRVIDEKLLTARGVIGLWPATRDGDDIAVQVTPDVTLGDTLDHHTHELAAGREELPGVVHLHTLRQQRDQTTPNAALADFILPDGDHIGAFAVAIHGAEELAAKFEAQHDDYNAILVKAIADRLAEAFAEKLHRDVRVRHWGYAPGETLGNDDLIRERYQGIRPAPGYPAQPDHTEKRTLFTLLNAEEVGLRLTESCAMTPAAAVSGLYFAHPEARYLAVGRIGRDQIEDYARRKGQSVEDIERWLGPILAYDPATVPTLAGVQA; translated from the coding sequence GTGAGCATCAACGCAGACATCCGCGCCGAGGCGCGCAAGAGAATCCTGATCCTGGACGGCGCGTGGGGCACCCAGCTCCAGGGGGCCGGACTGACCGAAGCTGACTTCCGCTGGCCTGAAGCCGACCCGCTGAGGATGTACCGCGGGAACTTCGACCTGCTGCAACTGACCAGGCCGGACGTCATCCGCGCCGTGCACCGCGCGTACTTCGAGGCCGGCGCGGACATCGCCAGCACGAACACCTTCAACTCCACGACGATCAGTCAGGCGGACTACGGCACGGAAGCCCTGGCGCGCGAGATGAACGTGCAGGGCGCCCGGCTGGCCCGCGAGGTGGCCGACGAGTTCACCGCCCGTGACGGGAAACCGCGCTGGGTGGCGGGGAGTATAGGCCCGACGAACCGCACGGCGACCCTCTCGCCGGACGTGGAACGCCCGGAGTTCCGCAACGTAACGTACGACGATCTGGTGGCAGCGTACACCGAGGCCGCCGAGGGTCTGATTGAGGGCGGGGCGGACCTGCTGCTGCTGGAGACGGTGTTCGACACCCTGAACGCCAAGGCGGCGCTGTTCGCCTGCGAGGAGGCTTTCGCCCGCACCGGAAAAACGCTGCCGGTCATGCTGTCGGGCACGATCACCGACGCGTCGGGGCGCACGCTGAGCGGGCAGACGCCGGAAGCGTTTGCGATCAGCACCTCGCACGCGAACCTGTTCAGCCTGGGCCTGAACTGCGCGCTGGGCGCGGACCTCCTGCGCCCGCACCTGCGCGAGATCGCCGCGAACACAGACGCGCTGGTGTCGGTGCACCCGAATGCGGGCCTCCCGAACGCCTTCGGGGAGTACGACGAGACGCCCGATCACACCGCGAGCGTGCTGGCCGACTTCGCCCGCGAGGGCCTCGTAAATATCGTGGGCGGCTGTTGCGGCACCACACCCGAGCACATCCGCGCGATTGCCGAAGCCGTGCGCGAGATCACGCCACGCGTGGCCCCAGAGCAGCCCGCCGTGCTGCGCCTGAGCGGCCTGGAGCCGCTGAACGTCACGCCGGAACTGAACTTCGTGAACGTCGGTGAGCGCACCAACGTGACCGGCAGTCCGAAGTTCGCCAAGGCGATCCTGGCGGGCGATTTCGACGCGGGCCTGAAGATCGCGCGGCAGCAGGTGGAGAACGGCGCGCAGATCGTGGACGTGAACTTCGACGAGGGCATGCTCGACGGCGAGGCCGCCATGGTGAAGTTCCTGAACCTGCTGGCCGGGGAACCCGACATCAGCCGCGTGCCGCTGATGCTGGACAGCTCCAAGTGGGAGATCCTGGAGGCGGGCCTCAAGCGCGTGCAGGGCAAGGCGGTCGTGAACTCGATCAGCCTCAAGGACGGCGAGGCGAAGTTCCTGGAACGCGCCCGTCTCCTGCGCCGCTACGGGGCGGCGGCGGTCGTCATGGCCTTCGACGAGCAGGGGCAGGCGGACAATCTGGAGCGGCGCAAGGAGATCACGGCCCGCGCGTACCGGCTGCTGACCGAACAGGTGGGCTTCCCGGCGCAGGACATCATCTTCGACCCGAACGTGCTGACGGTCGCGACCGGCATCGAGGAGCATGACCGCTACGCCATCGATTTCATCGAGGCGACCCGCTGGATCAAGGCGAACCTGCCGGGCGCGCTCGTATCAGGCGGGATCAGCAACGTGTCGTTCTCGTTCCGGGGGAACAACCACGTGCGCGAGGCGATGCACGCCGTGTTCCTGTACCACGCGATTCGCGCGGGGCTGGACATGGGCATCGTGAACGCCGGGATGCTCGCCGTGTACGAGGACATCGAACCCGAGTTGCGCGACGCGGTGGAGGATGTGATACTGGCCCGCCGAAGTGACGCGACCGAGCGGCTGCTGGAGCTCGCCGACCGTTACAAGGGTGTAAAGCGCGAGGTCGGCGCGGGCAGCCCCTGGCGTGACCTGCCGGTGCAGGAGCGCCTCAGGCACGCGCTCGTGCAGGGCATCGCGGATTTCGTGGAGGCGGACGCCGAGGAGGCATACCGGGAACTCGGCTCGCCGCTGAAGGTCATCGAGGGGCCACTGATGGACGGCATGAACGTCGTCGGGGACCTCTTCGGCGCCGGGAAAATGTTCCTGCCGCAGGTCGTGAAGTCCGCCCGCGTGATGAAACGAGCCGTGGCGTACCTCACGCCGTACATGGAGGCCGAGAAGCAGGAGGCGGGCGGCAAGGGAAAGGTGCTGCTGGCGACCGTGAAGGGCGACGTGCACGACATCGGCAAGAACATCGTCGGGGTGGTGCTGGCCTGCAACGGCTATCAGGTCACCGACCTGGGCGTGATGGTCCCCACCGAAAAGATTCTCGACGAGGCCGAGCGGATCGGAGCGGACGTCATCGGCCTGAGCGGCCTGATCACCCCCAGCCTGGACGAGATGGTCACCGTGGCCCGCGAGATGACCCGCCGCGGCCTGAACCTGCCCCTGCTGATCGGCGGGGCGACCACCAGCCGCGCGCACACCGCCGTAAAGATCGACCCCGCGTACCCCGGCCCCGTGGTGCACGTGCTGGACGCCAGCCGCGCCGTGACGACCACCGCCGACCTGCTGGCCGACCCGGCGGGCGTGCAGGACCGGATCCGCACCGAGTACGACGCGCTGCGCGAACGGCACGGCGAGCGGCAGGTGCGCCTCATCCCCATCGATGAAGCCCGTGCCCGCGCGCCGCAGGTCTCCCCCACCCCCGCGCCCGCCCCGCGCGAACCTGGCCGACAGATAATCGAGCAGCCCATAGCGGAGCTGCTGGACTTCATCGACTGGACGCCGTTCTTCATCGCCTGGGAGATGAAGGGCATCTACCCGAACATCCTCACCGACCCCCTGCGCGGCGAGGAAGCCCGCAAGCTGTTCGCCGACGCGCAGGCCCTCCTGCGCCGGGTAATTGACGAGAAGCTCCTGACCGCACGGGGCGTGATCGGCCTGTGGCCCGCCACGCGCGACGGCGATGACATCGCCGTGCAGGTCACCCCCGACGTGACCCTCGGCGATACCCTTGACCACCACACGCACGAACTGGCCGCCGGACGCGAGGAACTGCCCGGCGTGGTGCACCTCCACACCCTGCGCCAGCAGCGCGACCAGACCACGCCGAACGCGGCGCTGGCGGACTTCATCCTGCCGGACGGCGATCACATCGGGGCGTTCGCGGTGGCGATTCACGGCGCAGAAGAACTCGCGGCGAAGTTCGAGGCGCAGCACGACGACTACAACGCCATTCTGGTCAAGGCGATCGCGGACCGGCTGGCCGAGGCCTTCGCGGAGAAACTCCACCGGGACGTCCGCGTGCGGCACTGGGGTTACGCGCCCGGGGAAACGCTCGGGAACGACGACCTGATCCGCGAGCGCTACCAGGGCATCCGCCCCGCGCCCGGCTACCCAGCGCAACCCGACCACACCGAGAAACGCACGCTGTTCACCCTGCTGAATGCCGAGGAAGTCGGCCTGCGCCTGACCGAGTCGTGCGCCATGACGCCCGCCGCCGCCGTGTCCGGGCTGTACTTCGCGCACCCGGAAGCCCGCTACCTCGCCGTGGGCCGCATCGGCCGCGACCAGATCGAGGACTACGCCCGCCGCAAGGGCCAGAGCGTCGAGGACATCGAACGCTGGCTGGGGCCGATCCTCGCATACGATCCCGCCACCGTGCCTACCCTGGCCGGGGTGCAGGCATGA
- a CDS encoding DUF4139 domain-containing protein: MKNAVHVALATTLALSTASAADLRIYPSFSEVREPVTADSGTLRLNLPLDTWQNILSGSLDLEGLSFTQAIQKQEANWLSSLEGQTIYLRRDGKTEPVTLIRARDLLVKDAQGRYFTARYEDLQFDAAPPANPQAPTQSVTYTLAQPGKGTLSYLTRAVTWTPRYTLKASSGGAQLSALADIRNTTEQAYNVQNTELYAGDVNIQNQQEAQYMMRGAAMDVAMPTAAPAPKIESQGELRGLYRYALTTPFQLPANSVTTLPFITPKLSTFERYAGLQTYFDTGTRDGNLNRSYRLTADQRLPAGPITVREDGRIVGQTSIPDTRQGGTVDFNLGEDPDLNYTRTVQQTAQTKDTKGNITKTTYRVTYAFESSKDRAIRAEITERIGGRIIIIDTSAPVKNQGTANLKVDVPAKGKVSKSFTVVIDNS, encoded by the coding sequence ATGAAAAACGCGGTCCACGTCGCCCTCGCCACCACACTCGCCCTCAGCACCGCCAGCGCCGCCGACCTGCGCATCTACCCCAGCTTCAGCGAGGTCCGTGAACCTGTCACCGCCGACTCAGGCACCCTCCGCCTGAACCTGCCCCTCGACACGTGGCAGAACATCCTCAGCGGCAGCCTCGACCTCGAAGGCCTCAGCTTCACGCAGGCCATCCAGAAACAGGAAGCCAACTGGCTCAGCAGCCTCGAAGGCCAGACCATCTACCTGCGCCGCGACGGCAAAACCGAACCCGTCACCCTCATCCGCGCCCGCGACCTGCTCGTCAAGGACGCCCAAGGCCGCTACTTCACCGCCCGCTACGAAGACCTCCAGTTCGACGCCGCGCCACCCGCCAACCCCCAGGCCCCCACCCAGAGCGTCACCTACACCCTCGCGCAACCCGGCAAGGGCACCCTCAGCTACCTCACCCGCGCCGTCACCTGGACGCCCCGCTACACCCTCAAAGCCAGCAGCGGCGGCGCGCAACTCAGCGCCCTCGCCGACATCCGCAACACCACCGAACAGGCCTACAACGTCCAGAACACCGAACTCTACGCCGGAGACGTCAACATCCAGAACCAGCAGGAAGCCCAATACATGATGCGCGGCGCCGCCATGGACGTCGCCATGCCCACCGCCGCCCCCGCCCCCAAAATCGAAAGTCAGGGCGAACTCCGCGGCCTCTACCGCTACGCCCTCACCACCCCCTTCCAGCTGCCCGCCAACAGCGTCACCACCCTCCCCTTCATCACCCCCAAACTCAGCACCTTCGAACGCTACGCCGGCCTCCAGACGTACTTCGACACCGGCACCCGCGACGGCAACCTCAACCGCTCCTACCGCCTCACAGCCGACCAGCGCCTCCCCGCCGGCCCCATCACCGTCCGCGAAGACGGCCGCATCGTCGGCCAGACCAGCATCCCCGACACCCGCCAGGGCGGCACCGTCGACTTCAACCTCGGCGAAGACCCCGACCTGAACTACACCCGCACCGTCCAGCAGACCGCCCAGACCAAAGACACCAAGGGCAACATCACCAAAACCACCTACCGCGTCACCTACGCCTTCGAAAGCAGCAAAGACCGCGCCATCCGCGCCGAAATCACCGAACGCATCGGCGGCCGCATCATAATCATCGACACCAGCGCCCCCGTCAAAAACCAGGGCACCGCGAACCTGAAAGTCGACGTGCCCGCCAAGGGCAAGGTCAGCAAGAGCTTCACCGTCGTGATCGACAACAGCTGA
- a CDS encoding ABC transporter ATP-binding protein, giving the protein MTAVEARRSMPTTGDTLLDVQNLEKYFPIRGGLLSRVVGNVKAVNDVSFKIGRGEVVGLVGESGSGKTTAGRAILRLIEPTGGQVLFNGTDITKLSKGQMRDYRREMQIIFQDPFASLNPRMTVSDIIGEAMQIHNLHPGKQRVDRIAELLQKVGLRPEHMRRYPHEFSGGQRQRIGIARALAVDPAFIVADEPVSALDVSIQAQVVNLLQDLQEELGLTVLFIAHDLAVVEYICDRIIVMYLGRVMEIAPSRQLNRNPKHPYTEALLSAAPVPDPTVKRQRIILEGDIPSPINPPSGCVFRTRCRYAIADCANIIPELREVSPGHFKACIRDDIL; this is encoded by the coding sequence ATGACCGCAGTAGAAGCCCGCCGCAGCATGCCCACCACGGGCGACACGCTGCTGGACGTCCAGAACCTCGAAAAATACTTCCCGATCCGCGGGGGCCTGCTCTCCCGCGTCGTCGGGAACGTCAAGGCCGTCAACGACGTATCCTTCAAGATCGGCCGCGGCGAAGTGGTGGGCCTGGTCGGTGAATCCGGCTCCGGGAAGACCACCGCCGGGCGCGCCATCCTGCGCCTGATCGAACCCACCGGCGGCCAGGTGCTCTTCAACGGCACCGACATCACCAAGCTGTCCAAAGGGCAGATGCGGGACTACCGCCGCGAGATGCAGATCATCTTCCAGGATCCCTTCGCGAGCCTGAACCCCCGCATGACCGTCAGCGACATCATCGGCGAAGCCATGCAGATCCATAACCTGCACCCCGGCAAGCAGCGTGTCGACCGCATCGCCGAACTGCTGCAGAAGGTCGGCCTGCGCCCCGAGCACATGCGCCGCTACCCGCACGAGTTCTCCGGCGGTCAGCGCCAGCGCATCGGGATCGCCCGCGCCCTGGCCGTGGACCCCGCGTTCATCGTCGCCGACGAGCCCGTCTCCGCGCTGGACGTGAGCATCCAGGCGCAGGTCGTGAACCTGCTGCAGGACCTGCAGGAAGAACTGGGCCTGACCGTGCTGTTCATCGCGCACGACCTCGCGGTCGTCGAGTACATCTGCGACCGCATCATCGTGATGTACCTGGGCCGCGTCATGGAGATTGCGCCCAGCCGTCAGCTGAACCGCAACCCCAAACATCCCTACACGGAAGCGCTCCTCTCGGCTGCGCCCGTGCCCGATCCCACGGTGAAGCGCCAGCGCATCATCCTGGAAGGCGACATTCCCAGCCCGATCAACCCGCCGTCGGGTTGCGTGTTCCGCACCCGCTGCCGGTACGCGATTGCGGACTGCGCGAACATCATCCCGGAACTGCGCGAAGTCAGCCCCGGCCACTTCAAAGCCTGCATCCGCGACGACATCCTCTAA
- a CDS encoding ABC transporter permease, with translation MIPFLLRRLVQSIPTLLLASILIFFVIQLAPGDFLTPAKLNPNISPEALAALQRNFGLDRHPIEQYFLWMRNMLFHFDLGLSFSYQQPVLDVIKPRIANSLYLVLLYTVLFYLIAIPLGVFGAVRQNSLGDKAVNVFLYFLLGFPSFFLALIVIYFILQVRAKTGLDIPINGMTSNDFDSMTAVQKFFDVTKHLIIPAIILAVSDAAGLTRVIRGQMLEVMRSDYIRTARAKGVSERTAIWKHTFRNAILPIVANIGGLLPGAVAGAGFIEVVFAYPGITPMILDALNAQDLYLIAGFTVITTVLLVIGNALGDILLAVVDPRIKVG, from the coding sequence ATGATCCCATTCCTCCTGCGCCGACTGGTGCAGTCCATTCCCACCCTGCTGCTGGCCAGCATCCTGATCTTCTTCGTGATTCAGCTGGCCCCGGGCGACTTCCTGACGCCCGCAAAACTCAACCCGAACATCAGCCCAGAAGCGCTCGCAGCGCTCCAACGCAACTTCGGTCTGGACCGCCATCCCATCGAGCAGTACTTCCTGTGGATGCGCAACATGCTGTTCCACTTCGACCTGGGCTTGTCATTCTCGTACCAGCAGCCCGTGCTGGACGTCATTAAACCCCGGATCGCCAATTCGTTGTACCTCGTGCTGCTGTACACCGTGCTCTTTTATCTGATCGCGATCCCCCTCGGGGTGTTCGGCGCCGTGCGGCAAAATTCCCTGGGTGACAAGGCGGTCAACGTCTTCCTGTACTTCCTGCTCGGGTTCCCCAGCTTCTTCCTGGCGCTGATCGTTATCTACTTCATCCTGCAGGTGCGCGCCAAGACTGGCCTGGACATCCCGATCAACGGCATGACCAGCAACGACTTTGACAGCATGACGGCCGTCCAGAAGTTCTTCGACGTCACCAAGCACCTCATCATCCCCGCCATCATCCTCGCGGTGAGCGACGCTGCTGGCCTGACGCGCGTAATCCGCGGACAGATGCTTGAAGTGATGCGCTCGGACTACATTCGCACCGCGCGCGCCAAGGGCGTCAGTGAACGCACCGCCATCTGGAAGCACACCTTCCGCAACGCCATCCTGCCGATCGTGGCCAACATTGGTGGTCTGCTGCCCGGAGCGGTTGCTGGCGCCGGCTTCATTGAGGTCGTGTTCGCCTACCCCGGCATCACCCCCATGATCCTCGATGCCCTGAACGCCCAGGACCTGTACCTCATCGCGGGCTTCACCGTGATTACCACCGTCCTGCTGGTGATCGGCAACGCTCTGGGCGACATTCTCCTCGCGGTCGTTGATCCGCGCATCAAGGTCGGCTGA
- a CDS encoding ABC transporter ATP-binding protein gives MTHQGEVLLAVNGLKTYFSTDDGVVKSVDGVTFHIKKGETLAVVGESGSGKSVTSLSVMRLIPTPPGKIVEGEILFTGKDGVQKNIVKLSEADMRKIRGNDISMIFQEPMTSLNPVYTVGDQIAEAVMLHQGKNKKDAMGVATDMLRFVGIPAPEKRVNEYPHQMSGGMRQRVMIAMALSCKPALLIADEPTTALDVTIQAQILDLMRNLQKEVGMSILFITHNLGVVAEMADRVVVMYGGRVVEEGDVVDIFQAPRHPYTMGLLNSIPRPGEYEHVPGQPKGRLEAIPGNVPNPLNLPPGCAFEPRCKFAVPDCSKAVPALEDTGHGHMSRCIRWREFAQAQREVTA, from the coding sequence ATGACCCACCAGGGTGAAGTCCTGTTGGCCGTGAACGGCCTGAAAACTTACTTCAGTACCGACGACGGCGTCGTCAAGAGCGTGGACGGCGTGACCTTCCACATCAAGAAAGGCGAGACACTCGCCGTCGTGGGCGAAAGCGGCTCCGGCAAGAGCGTCACCAGTCTGTCGGTCATGCGCCTCATTCCCACGCCGCCCGGCAAGATCGTCGAAGGCGAGATCCTCTTCACCGGCAAAGACGGCGTTCAGAAGAACATCGTCAAGCTCAGCGAAGCGGACATGCGCAAGATCCGCGGGAATGACATCTCCATGATCTTCCAGGAGCCCATGACCAGCCTCAACCCCGTCTACACCGTCGGGGATCAGATTGCTGAAGCGGTCATGCTGCACCAGGGCAAGAACAAGAAAGACGCCATGGGCGTCGCCACCGACATGCTGCGCTTCGTGGGCATCCCCGCCCCCGAAAAACGCGTGAACGAGTACCCGCACCAGATGTCCGGCGGGATGCGTCAGCGCGTCATGATCGCCATGGCCCTGAGCTGCAAGCCGGCCCTGCTGATCGCCGACGAGCCCACCACGGCGCTCGACGTGACGATTCAGGCGCAGATTCTGGACTTGATGCGCAACCTGCAGAAGGAAGTCGGGATGAGCATCCTGTTCATCACGCACAACCTCGGGGTCGTGGCGGAAATGGCCGACCGCGTCGTCGTGATGTACGGCGGGCGCGTGGTGGAGGAAGGTGACGTCGTGGACATCTTCCAGGCGCCTCGCCACCCGTACACCATGGGTCTGCTGAACTCCATTCCCCGCCCCGGTGAGTATGAGCATGTCCCCGGGCAGCCCAAAGGCCGCCTGGAAGCTATTCCCGGGAACGTGCCCAACCCGCTGAACCTGCCCCCCGGCTGCGCCTTCGAGCCAAGGTGCAAGTTCGCCGTTCCCGACTGCTCTAAAGCCGTGCCCGCCCTGGAAGACACCGGACACGGCCACATGTCCCGCTGCATCCGCTGGCGCGAATTCGCGCAGGCGCAGCGCGAGGTGACCGCATGA
- a CDS encoding ABC transporter permease — protein sequence MTTTTPATTQKKTKPLGQSQFSVAWQQFRKNRLAQAGGLMLILLYVMAIFAPFIAPDALSSYSTSNITRFHPPTPIQFRDPDTGGFTRPYVFKYTQQLNMDTFVNEFKPSAERCPLYFGVRGASYKILGFIPGDLHLFGTNKEDCSVYLFGGEDLGRDLFTRTLYASQISLTIGLGAVLITTLIGLMMGAVSAYFGGIVDTLIMRLVEVLAAIPYLFLLLLLRSVFPRDINPILALYVILGILAFIGWGGLARVTRGQLLSVREQDFVSAAKSLGASDNRIMWRHMLPTLTTYVIVTTSLAIPSFILLESGLSFLGIGAVEPYASWGSLLKAAQDGGLSSLNTRPWVLIPGFFIVFTVMCFQLLGDGLRDAFDPRKRS from the coding sequence ATGACCACCACCACACCCGCCACGACCCAGAAGAAGACCAAACCGCTCGGTCAGTCCCAGTTCTCCGTCGCCTGGCAGCAGTTCCGGAAAAACCGTCTCGCTCAGGCCGGCGGCCTGATGCTGATCCTGCTGTACGTCATGGCCATCTTCGCGCCATTCATTGCGCCTGACGCGCTGTCGTCCTACTCAACCAGCAACATCACCCGCTTCCACCCGCCCACACCCATCCAGTTCCGTGATCCTGACACCGGCGGATTCACGCGGCCCTACGTGTTCAAATACACCCAGCAGCTGAACATGGATACCTTCGTGAACGAATTCAAGCCCAGCGCAGAGCGCTGCCCGCTGTACTTCGGTGTGCGCGGCGCCAGCTACAAGATCCTGGGCTTCATTCCCGGCGACCTGCACCTGTTCGGTACGAACAAAGAAGACTGCAGCGTGTACCTGTTTGGCGGTGAGGACCTGGGCCGCGACCTGTTCACCCGCACCCTGTACGCCTCGCAGATCAGCCTGACCATCGGCCTCGGTGCAGTGCTGATCACCACCCTGATCGGCCTAATGATGGGCGCTGTGTCCGCCTACTTTGGTGGCATCGTCGATACGCTGATCATGCGCCTGGTGGAGGTGCTCGCGGCAATTCCCTATCTGTTCCTGCTGCTGCTGCTGCGCAGCGTGTTCCCCCGCGACATCAACCCGATCCTGGCCCTGTACGTGATTCTGGGCATCCTGGCCTTTATCGGCTGGGGCGGCCTGGCGCGTGTCACGCGTGGGCAGCTGCTCAGCGTGCGGGAACAGGACTTCGTGTCCGCCGCCAAGAGCTTAGGCGCCAGCGATAACCGCATCATGTGGCGGCACATGCTGCCCACCCTTACCACCTACGTGATCGTCACGACCTCCCTCGCCATTCCCAGCTTCATCCTGCTGGAGTCCGGCCTGAGCTTCCTGGGGATCGGAGCAGTCGAGCCGTACGCCTCATGGGGCAGCCTGCTGAAAGCCGCGCAGGACGGCGGCCTGAGCAGTCTGAACACCCGACCCTGGGTGCTGATCCCAGGCTTCTTCATCGTGTTCACCGTCATGTGCTTCCAGCTGCTCGGTGACGGTCTGCGCGACGCTTTCGACCCGCGCAAACGCTCCTGA
- a CDS encoding methylenetetrahydrofolate reductase, with the protein MTRISVELVPRSRSGLRAEIAEVAGALSGVDTVNVPDLTRYSLRSWVGCGFARPGFAAIPHLRAVDFNPREPLPFLPLLEEHGLREVLVVTGDAPIDMSAKVYDQDAVDLIRRLNRDAPHLRVYAGLDPYRQSFVRERDYLERKLDAGASGFFTQPFFDLRLLDTWADLLPDGTDVWWGATSILTEASFNYWRARNHAVFPRTFTPTLDCNRAFAYDLLTFAREREQHAYFMPVKVNVLEYLGGIL; encoded by the coding sequence ATGACCCGCATCTCTGTCGAGCTGGTGCCCCGGTCCCGTTCTGGCCTACGCGCGGAGATCGCGGAGGTCGCGGGCGCACTGAGCGGCGTGGATACCGTGAACGTGCCGGACCTGACGCGATACTCGCTGCGCTCCTGGGTGGGGTGTGGGTTTGCCCGCCCCGGTTTCGCGGCGATTCCGCACCTGCGCGCCGTGGATTTCAACCCGCGTGAGCCGCTGCCGTTCCTGCCGCTGCTGGAGGAGCACGGCCTCCGTGAGGTGCTCGTCGTGACCGGGGACGCACCGATCGACATGAGCGCGAAGGTGTACGACCAGGACGCCGTGGACCTGATCCGCCGCCTGAACCGCGACGCGCCGCACCTGCGCGTGTACGCGGGCCTGGACCCCTACCGGCAGTCGTTCGTCCGCGAACGCGACTACCTGGAGCGCAAGCTGGACGCGGGCGCAAGCGGGTTCTTCACGCAGCCGTTCTTCGACCTGCGCCTGCTGGACACCTGGGCCGACCTCCTGCCGGACGGCACGGACGTGTGGTGGGGCGCGACGAGCATCCTCACGGAGGCCAGCTTCAACTACTGGCGGGCCCGCAACCACGCGGTGTTCCCCCGCACGTTCACCCCCACCCTGGACTGCAACCGCGCGTTCGCCTATGACCTCCTGACCTTCGCCCGCGAACGGGAGCAGCACGCGTACTTCATGCCGGTGAAGGTGAACGTGCTGGAGTACCTGGGCGGCATTCTCTGA